CTCTTGAGCGGTTGCTGACGCAGCATGTCTCTTAAACAGGTGGGAAGGGGCAACTCAATTGGGTTTGTCGTCGGTGCCCTTGTCGCATCCGAAATGGTGAGGAGGAAACAGGCGAACGCATTGTGGCTGTGCATGGCCCTGGTTGCAACAAGAACCGCACGACATCGTACCAACCATAACTTTAAATAAGTTCGCTAGTTACATTTGTATATTTCGGGTCATTTATTTGATATCATGATGGGCAGATGAAAAAAACGGGAGATGAGCTCAGAAATGACGACGAAGACAAAGCTCGGTACGTCAGATTTGTACGTCAATCCCATTGGACTGGGAACGAATGCGGTCGGAGGGCACAATCTATACCCTAACCTGGATGAAGAGGCTGGCAAGGAATTAGTCCGCACAGCCTTACAACACGGAATGAACTTCTTAGACACAGCTTTTATTTACGGTCCTGAGCGATCAGAGGAACTGGTTGGAGAAGTCTTGCGTGAAGTTGGAAACCGGAGCGACGTTGTCCTGGCAACAAAAGGGGCACACAAGTTTGTCGGCCAAGATGTGGTTTTCGACAATTCGCCGGCATTTCTCAAGCAAGCGGTGGAAGGCAGTTTGAAACGTCTCCAGACAGATTACATCGACCTGTTCTACATTCACTTTCCCGACGAAAGTACACCGAAAGACGAAGCAGTTGGGGCTTTGAAAGAGCTAAAGGATCAAGGAAAGATCAGAGCCATCGGCGTCTCGAATTTCAGCATGGACCAGTTGAAGGAAGGGAATAAAGACGGCTATGTAGATGTCTATCAAGGGGAATATAACCTTTTGCAACGTGACGCAGAGAAAGAGCTCTTACCCTATACAACTGAGCACAACATTTCATTTGTACCGTACTTTCCTCTCGCTTCCGGATTGCTAGCCGGTAAATATACAAAGGACATGCAATTCAATGACCTCCGTGCAAAGATGCCGCACTTTCAGGGCAGCACGTTCGCGGAGAACCTAGACAAGGTAGAACGGGTACGCAAAATCGCGAACGACAAGAACGTGGAAGTTGCACACGTTGTGCTTGCTTGGTATTTAACGCGCGATTCCATTGATGCGGTGATCCCAGGTGCAAAGAGAGCAGCACAGGTACTGGATAACCTAAAGACTTTGGAAGTGCAACTGACAGCGGATGAGATCAGGGAGATAGACCGCATTTTTAGTTGATGTGAATAGCAAATGGTTTGATAAGTCAAAAAAGGGGCCGTGGCACAGTGCCACGGCCAAGTTATGGGGTAAGGGTGATGATTTCATCGTACCAGCATGTGGACCGATTTTGTTCAAAATCGGATATGAAATATAATCGTTGGCTGGTGTAAGTCGCTATTCGTCGAGGCGCAGTTACCCTTTCCACACAGTCGCGAGAATTTCATATGAGTGAAGGCGATCACCGTGATCGAAAATGTCCGTATTGATGATCAGTTCATCGGCACGGGTCGCGTCGAGGAATGCCTCCAGTTTGTCTTTGACGACGTTGGGACCGCCAATAATGGAAGAGCGCAACTGTCTCTCGACGGCAGCCTTCTCCTCTTCGTTCCACAGTCTTTCCATGCTTTCGACTGGCGGTAAAGATTGGCTGGTGCTGAGCAGTCCACGTATCAATTGCAAGAATTTTTGCTGTTGTGTCGTTGCGAGATAGCTCGCTTTTGCGTCCGTGTCAGCCGCGATGACGTTCACACCGACCATGGCGTATGGTTTTTCGAGGATTTCTGACGGCTCGAAACTGCTTCTGTACACACTCAGTGCAAGCGACATGTTTTCAGGTGCAAACTGCCCAGCAAAAGCAAACGGTAGGCCGAGGATCCCGGCCAACCGGGCACTGTAATCGCTCGATCCCAATAGCCATATAGGGATGTTCAAACCTTCACCCGGAATGGCATGAACGCGGGAACCACGTGCTTCACCAATAGCCGGTTCATAATAGGAACGCACTCATCCAGCATATCTGGGAATTCTTCTCCACGGCTTCTCAGATCCCGTCGAAGTGCCCGAGCCGTCACGCGATCCGTTCCCGGGGCACGCCCGAGTCCCAGGTCAATGCGGCCAGGATATAGCGATTCAAGCGTCCCGAATTGCTCGGCAATGATGAGTGGCGCATGGTTGGGCAACATGACACCGCCTGAACCGACACGGATTGTGGAGGTTCCTCCGGCCACATATCCGATCACGACGGCTGTCGCGGAACTAGCAATTCCAGCCATGTTGTGGTGCTCGGCTAACCAATACCGCTTAAATCCCCATTTTTCCACGTGCTTGGCGAGATCGAGACTTCTGTGGAGAGCTTCAGCTGGTGTGCCGCCAGTTACAATCGGTGCGAGATCGAGAACCGATAAGGGTGTATCGCTGAGTCGTTTGTCGTTTGTATTTTGAGAATTTGGATCAGACAATTGAAAAGCCCTCCATTTGAACGTGCGGGTTCACACGACTCATGATGTTGAAAGTAAAGGTTTCACGGAAGGGTTATTGACGTTTCATCCCCAAGCGGCTTTATGAAGTATATGCTGCCCGGAAGTTTACTATAAGTTCAGGAATGCTAACGGGAGGTGTGTGTGATGGAATTAGGACTCAAAGATAAGGTAACCGTCGTTACAGGGGCCAGTGCCGGAATCGGTCTCGCCATCACGATGGGTTTTCTACGTGAAGGTGCCAAGGTCGTGGGAGCCAGTCGACATCCGGATGAACTGAAGAAACTTGGCGGAGAAGACACCGTTGTCCCGGTGATTGCGGACTTCAGCACGCCTGAAGGCCCGGAACTTGTCATCAAGCGGGCGATAGAAGTGTTTGGTCGGGTCGATGTATTGGTGAACAACGTCGGTATCGCACCCGCACGGGAAGGATTTCTCAGCGTTTCCGACGAGGACTGGCGATCCGTTCTCGAAACCAACCTAATGAGTATGGTACGGACAAGTCGTGCTGTGATTCCACACATGGTCGAACAGAAACAAGGCGTCATTATCAACATATCATCGGAAAGCGGCAGACAGCCGGATACCATGTTGGTCGACTACAGCGTTTCCAAAGCGGCGATGTTAAGCCTGTCGAAAGCCTTAGCCAACGAATTTGGTCCGTATGGGATACGGGTCAACACCGTCTCACCTGGGCCTACTAGAACCCCTCTCTGGGAGAAACCAGGCGGATTTGCGGAGGAATTAGCACGTCAGTTTGAAATGGATAAAGACCAGGCCATTGCGCACTTTGCGAAAAACGTGCGTCAACTTCCGATCGGGAGAATCGGGGGATCCTGAGGAAATCGCGTCTGTCGTATTGTTCTTGGCATCTGATCAAGCATCCTACGTCACTGGGTCAGAGTACACCGTAAACGGGGGTTCATTGAGGGGCGTCTAATGAAAATTCATTATGAGGGCGAGCGAGGGGGAGTTCATCCTCACTGGTTCTTGCTCAGTTCTCTGTACACCACCTGTCAGCCCATTTCTGCACTTCATCCATGGCGGGTTCCAGGGTTCTGCCCATTTCCGTCAAGCCGTATTCAATCCGAACGGGCTTTTCTTCATAGATGGTGCGTTCAACAATTCCCGCACCTTCTAACTCACCTAATCGTTGATGAAGAACTCTGCTGCTGATGTTCGGAATCATCTGGAGGATTTCTTTTGAGCGTTTGGGCCCGTTGAGTAACGCCCGAACGATCATCCCCGTCCAAGGCCGTCCCAGCAGTGTGAAAGCCCATTGGAATTTCGAACAAAGTGGAGCACTATCGTCCGCATTCATACCCATCTGTTTCCGCCTCCTGCATTGATTTTACCCCATCGGTTGACTGACTAGAAGTGACGATGTATAGTTTCATTATCGGTTACAAAAAGTAACTGAACAACAGTTTGTACGTTATTGG
This is a stretch of genomic DNA from Alicyclobacillus dauci. It encodes these proteins:
- a CDS encoding SDR family NAD(P)-dependent oxidoreductase, with translation MELGLKDKVTVVTGASAGIGLAITMGFLREGAKVVGASRHPDELKKLGGEDTVVPVIADFSTPEGPELVIKRAIEVFGRVDVLVNNVGIAPAREGFLSVSDEDWRSVLETNLMSMVRTSRAVIPHMVEQKQGVIINISSESGRQPDTMLVDYSVSKAAMLSLSKALANEFGPYGIRVNTVSPGPTRTPLWEKPGGFAEELARQFEMDKDQAIAHFAKNVRQLPIGRIGGS
- a CDS encoding aldo/keto reductase, which codes for MTTKTKLGTSDLYVNPIGLGTNAVGGHNLYPNLDEEAGKELVRTALQHGMNFLDTAFIYGPERSEELVGEVLREVGNRSDVVLATKGAHKFVGQDVVFDNSPAFLKQAVEGSLKRLQTDYIDLFYIHFPDESTPKDEAVGALKELKDQGKIRAIGVSNFSMDQLKEGNKDGYVDVYQGEYNLLQRDAEKELLPYTTEHNISFVPYFPLASGLLAGKYTKDMQFNDLRAKMPHFQGSTFAENLDKVERVRKIANDKNVEVAHVVLAWYLTRDSIDAVIPGAKRAAQVLDNLKTLEVQLTADEIREIDRIFS
- a CDS encoding winged helix-turn-helix transcriptional regulator, giving the protein MNADDSAPLCSKFQWAFTLLGRPWTGMIVRALLNGPKRSKEILQMIPNISSRVLHQRLGELEGAGIVERTIYEEKPVRIEYGLTEMGRTLEPAMDEVQKWADRWCTEN